A stretch of the Pygocentrus nattereri isolate fPygNat1 chromosome 29, fPygNat1.pri, whole genome shotgun sequence genome encodes the following:
- the LOC108412532 gene encoding cyclin-dependent kinase 16 isoform X1, producing the protein MDRMKIIKRRLSMSLRSARPVDENLSELTEHAAPDEAPASQENEPMVCPVPPPASHSAPSFLRQYAGGLGRGAIRRDGLDRPYLSLHRTGSLGIVHENVKMGSDGESDQASGTSSDEVQSPVRVRMRNNHPRRISNEDINKRLSLPVDIRLPEGYLEKFAMNSPPFDKPLSRRLRRASLSEIGFGKLETYIKLDKLGEGTYATVFKGRSKLTDSLVALKEIRLEHEEGAPCTAIREVSLLKDLKHANIVTLHDIIHTDKCLTLVFEYLERDLKQYMDDCGNIMSVHNVKIFLFQLLRGLAYCHRRKVLHRDLKPQNLLINDKGELKLADFGLARAKSVPTKTYSNEVVTLWYRPPDVLLGSTEYTTSIDMWGVGCIFYEMITGRPLFPGSTVEDELHLIFRILGTPSEESWPGVSTSEEFKTYNFPRYRAEPLVNHAPRIDSDGHDLINQLLQFEAKRRVSAEDALRHPYFRSLGEQVQRLSDTASIFSVKEIQLQKDPGKRSIAYSESAMPHKMGPTHLEYFQREGAKPTLHPAPSSPSTG; encoded by the exons agcCCATGGTTTGCCCCGTGCCCCCTCCTGCATCACACAGTGCCCCTTCTTTCTTGAGACAGTATGCAGGGGGTTTGGGCCGCGGCGCGATCCGTAGAGATGGCCTGGACCGACCTTACCTCTCCCTTCACCGGACTGGTTCTCTCG gCATAGTACATGAGAATGTGAAGATGGGATCAGACGGAGAGAGTGATCAGGCTTCAGGAACCTCGTCCGATGAGGTTCAGAGTCCTGTCCGAGTCCGCATGCGTAACAACCATCCTCGGCGTATCTCCAATGAG GACATTAATAAACGCCTATCACTGCCAGTGGATATTCGCTTGCCAGAAGGATACCTGGAGAAGTTTGCTATGAACAGTCCTCCCTTCGACAAACCCTTGAGTCGGAGGTTACGGCGTGCTTCTCTG tctgaAATTGGCTTTGGGAAACTGGAGACATACATCAAACTGGACAAACTGGGAGAG GGCACGTATGCGACTGTGTTTAAGGGGCGTAGTAAACTGACCGATAGCCTGGTGGCCCTGAAGGAGATCAGGCTGGAGCATGAAGAGGGTGCACCCTGTACTGCCATTCGAGAAG tgtcCCTCCTGAAGGATTTAAAACATGCCAACATTGTCACTCTTCACGACATCATCCACACAGACAAGTGCCTCACACTGGTCTTTGAATACTTG GAGAGGGATTTAAAGCAGTACATGGATGACTGTGGGAACATCATGAGTGTCCACAATGTAAAG ATCTTCCTGTTCCAGCTGTTGCGAGGACTAGCATATTGCCATCGCCGTAAAGTTCTACATAGAGACTTGAAACCACAGAACCTCCTCATTAACGACAAGGGAGAGCTGAAACTAGCTGACTTTG GTCTGGCTCGAGCGAAGTCTGTTCCCACTAAGACTTACTCTAATGAGGTGGTCACGCTCTGGTACAGACCACCTGATGTGCTTCTAGGATCAACAGAGTACACTACTTCTATTGACATGTG GGGAGTCGGTTGTATATTCTATGAGATGATAACAGGACGGCCTCTTTTTCCTGGATCTACAGTGGAGGATGAACTTCATCTAATATTTCGCATTCTGG GCACTCCCTCTGAGGAGTCCTGGCCAGGGGTCAGCACCAGTGAAGAGTTTAAGACGTATAACTTCCCCCGATATCGTGCCGAACCTCTTGTCAATCACGCACCCAG GATAGACAGTGATGGTCATGACTTAATTAATCAGTTATTACAG TTTGAGGCGAAGCGGCGTGTCTCTGCAGAAGATGCTCTCAGACACCCCTACTTCAGGAGTCTGGGAGAGCAAGTGCAGCGACTGTCTGACA CTGCCTCCATCTTCTCTGTGAAGGAGATCCAACTTCAGAAGGACCCAGGAAAGCGTTCTATAGCATACTCAGAGTCAG CGATGCCCCATAAGATGGGTCCCACGCATTTGGAATATTTCCAGAGAGAAGGAGCAAAACCCACGTTGCATCCTGCCCCCTCTTCCCCCTCTACTGGCTGA
- the LOC108412532 gene encoding cyclin-dependent kinase 17 isoform X2 yields the protein MDRMKIIKRRLSMSLRSARPVDENLSELTEHAAPDEAPASQENEPMVCPVPPPASHSAPSFLRQYAGGLGRGAIRRDGLDRPYLSLHRTGSLGIVHENVKMGSDGESDQASGTSSDEVQSPVRVRMRNNHPRRISNEDINKRLSLPVDIRLPEGYLEKFAMNSPPFDKPLSRRLRRASLSEIGFGKLETYIKLDKLGEGTYATVFKGRSKLTDSLVALKEIRLEHEEGAPCTAIREVSLLKDLKHANIVTLHDIIHTDKCLTLVFEYLERDLKQYMDDCGNIMSVHNVKIFLFQLLRGLAYCHRRKVLHRDLKPQNLLINDKGELKLADFGLARAKSVPTKTYSNEVVTLWYRPPDVLLGSTEYTTSIDMWGVGCIFYEMITGRPLFPGSTVEDELHLIFRILGTPSEESWPGVSTSEEFKTYNFPRYRAEPLVNHAPRIDSDGHDLINQLLQFEAKRRVSAEDALRHPYFRSLGEQVQRLSDTASIFSVKEIQLQKDPGKRSIAYSESAQGKSRRQSVLF from the exons agcCCATGGTTTGCCCCGTGCCCCCTCCTGCATCACACAGTGCCCCTTCTTTCTTGAGACAGTATGCAGGGGGTTTGGGCCGCGGCGCGATCCGTAGAGATGGCCTGGACCGACCTTACCTCTCCCTTCACCGGACTGGTTCTCTCG gCATAGTACATGAGAATGTGAAGATGGGATCAGACGGAGAGAGTGATCAGGCTTCAGGAACCTCGTCCGATGAGGTTCAGAGTCCTGTCCGAGTCCGCATGCGTAACAACCATCCTCGGCGTATCTCCAATGAG GACATTAATAAACGCCTATCACTGCCAGTGGATATTCGCTTGCCAGAAGGATACCTGGAGAAGTTTGCTATGAACAGTCCTCCCTTCGACAAACCCTTGAGTCGGAGGTTACGGCGTGCTTCTCTG tctgaAATTGGCTTTGGGAAACTGGAGACATACATCAAACTGGACAAACTGGGAGAG GGCACGTATGCGACTGTGTTTAAGGGGCGTAGTAAACTGACCGATAGCCTGGTGGCCCTGAAGGAGATCAGGCTGGAGCATGAAGAGGGTGCACCCTGTACTGCCATTCGAGAAG tgtcCCTCCTGAAGGATTTAAAACATGCCAACATTGTCACTCTTCACGACATCATCCACACAGACAAGTGCCTCACACTGGTCTTTGAATACTTG GAGAGGGATTTAAAGCAGTACATGGATGACTGTGGGAACATCATGAGTGTCCACAATGTAAAG ATCTTCCTGTTCCAGCTGTTGCGAGGACTAGCATATTGCCATCGCCGTAAAGTTCTACATAGAGACTTGAAACCACAGAACCTCCTCATTAACGACAAGGGAGAGCTGAAACTAGCTGACTTTG GTCTGGCTCGAGCGAAGTCTGTTCCCACTAAGACTTACTCTAATGAGGTGGTCACGCTCTGGTACAGACCACCTGATGTGCTTCTAGGATCAACAGAGTACACTACTTCTATTGACATGTG GGGAGTCGGTTGTATATTCTATGAGATGATAACAGGACGGCCTCTTTTTCCTGGATCTACAGTGGAGGATGAACTTCATCTAATATTTCGCATTCTGG GCACTCCCTCTGAGGAGTCCTGGCCAGGGGTCAGCACCAGTGAAGAGTTTAAGACGTATAACTTCCCCCGATATCGTGCCGAACCTCTTGTCAATCACGCACCCAG GATAGACAGTGATGGTCATGACTTAATTAATCAGTTATTACAG TTTGAGGCGAAGCGGCGTGTCTCTGCAGAAGATGCTCTCAGACACCCCTACTTCAGGAGTCTGGGAGAGCAAGTGCAGCGACTGTCTGACA CTGCCTCCATCTTCTCTGTGAAGGAGATCCAACTTCAGAAGGACCCAGGAAAGCGTTCTATAGCATACTCAGAGTCAG CCCAGGGGAAGTCCCGCCGACAGAGTGTTTTGTTTTAA
- the LOC108412532 gene encoding cyclin-dependent kinase 16 isoform X3, protein MDRMKIIKRRLSMSLRSARPVDENLSELTEHAAPDEAPASQENGIVHENVKMGSDGESDQASGTSSDEVQSPVRVRMRNNHPRRISNEDINKRLSLPVDIRLPEGYLEKFAMNSPPFDKPLSRRLRRASLSEIGFGKLETYIKLDKLGEGTYATVFKGRSKLTDSLVALKEIRLEHEEGAPCTAIREVSLLKDLKHANIVTLHDIIHTDKCLTLVFEYLERDLKQYMDDCGNIMSVHNVKIFLFQLLRGLAYCHRRKVLHRDLKPQNLLINDKGELKLADFGLARAKSVPTKTYSNEVVTLWYRPPDVLLGSTEYTTSIDMWGVGCIFYEMITGRPLFPGSTVEDELHLIFRILGTPSEESWPGVSTSEEFKTYNFPRYRAEPLVNHAPRIDSDGHDLINQLLQFEAKRRVSAEDALRHPYFRSLGEQVQRLSDTASIFSVKEIQLQKDPGKRSIAYSESAMPHKMGPTHLEYFQREGAKPTLHPAPSSPSTG, encoded by the exons gCATAGTACATGAGAATGTGAAGATGGGATCAGACGGAGAGAGTGATCAGGCTTCAGGAACCTCGTCCGATGAGGTTCAGAGTCCTGTCCGAGTCCGCATGCGTAACAACCATCCTCGGCGTATCTCCAATGAG GACATTAATAAACGCCTATCACTGCCAGTGGATATTCGCTTGCCAGAAGGATACCTGGAGAAGTTTGCTATGAACAGTCCTCCCTTCGACAAACCCTTGAGTCGGAGGTTACGGCGTGCTTCTCTG tctgaAATTGGCTTTGGGAAACTGGAGACATACATCAAACTGGACAAACTGGGAGAG GGCACGTATGCGACTGTGTTTAAGGGGCGTAGTAAACTGACCGATAGCCTGGTGGCCCTGAAGGAGATCAGGCTGGAGCATGAAGAGGGTGCACCCTGTACTGCCATTCGAGAAG tgtcCCTCCTGAAGGATTTAAAACATGCCAACATTGTCACTCTTCACGACATCATCCACACAGACAAGTGCCTCACACTGGTCTTTGAATACTTG GAGAGGGATTTAAAGCAGTACATGGATGACTGTGGGAACATCATGAGTGTCCACAATGTAAAG ATCTTCCTGTTCCAGCTGTTGCGAGGACTAGCATATTGCCATCGCCGTAAAGTTCTACATAGAGACTTGAAACCACAGAACCTCCTCATTAACGACAAGGGAGAGCTGAAACTAGCTGACTTTG GTCTGGCTCGAGCGAAGTCTGTTCCCACTAAGACTTACTCTAATGAGGTGGTCACGCTCTGGTACAGACCACCTGATGTGCTTCTAGGATCAACAGAGTACACTACTTCTATTGACATGTG GGGAGTCGGTTGTATATTCTATGAGATGATAACAGGACGGCCTCTTTTTCCTGGATCTACAGTGGAGGATGAACTTCATCTAATATTTCGCATTCTGG GCACTCCCTCTGAGGAGTCCTGGCCAGGGGTCAGCACCAGTGAAGAGTTTAAGACGTATAACTTCCCCCGATATCGTGCCGAACCTCTTGTCAATCACGCACCCAG GATAGACAGTGATGGTCATGACTTAATTAATCAGTTATTACAG TTTGAGGCGAAGCGGCGTGTCTCTGCAGAAGATGCTCTCAGACACCCCTACTTCAGGAGTCTGGGAGAGCAAGTGCAGCGACTGTCTGACA CTGCCTCCATCTTCTCTGTGAAGGAGATCCAACTTCAGAAGGACCCAGGAAAGCGTTCTATAGCATACTCAGAGTCAG CGATGCCCCATAAGATGGGTCCCACGCATTTGGAATATTTCCAGAGAGAAGGAGCAAAACCCACGTTGCATCCTGCCCCCTCTTCCCCCTCTACTGGCTGA
- the LOC108412532 gene encoding cyclin-dependent kinase 16 isoform X4 — MDRMKIIKRRLSMSLRSARPVDENLSELTEHAAPDEAPASQENGIVHENVKMGSDGESDQASGTSSDEVQSPVRVRMRNNHPRRISNEDINKRLSLPVDIRLPEGYLEKFAMNSPPFDKPLSRRLRRASLSEIGFGKLETYIKLDKLGEGTYATVFKGRSKLTDSLVALKEIRLEHEEGAPCTAIREVSLLKDLKHANIVTLHDIIHTDKCLTLVFEYLERDLKQYMDDCGNIMSVHNVKIFLFQLLRGLAYCHRRKVLHRDLKPQNLLINDKGELKLADFGLARAKSVPTKTYSNEVVTLWYRPPDVLLGSTEYTTSIDMWGVGCIFYEMITGRPLFPGSTVEDELHLIFRILGTPSEESWPGVSTSEEFKTYNFPRYRAEPLVNHAPRIDSDGHDLINQLLQFEAKRRVSAEDALRHPYFRSLGEQVQRLSDTASIFSVKEIQLQKDPGKRSIAYSESAQGKSRRQSVLF, encoded by the exons gCATAGTACATGAGAATGTGAAGATGGGATCAGACGGAGAGAGTGATCAGGCTTCAGGAACCTCGTCCGATGAGGTTCAGAGTCCTGTCCGAGTCCGCATGCGTAACAACCATCCTCGGCGTATCTCCAATGAG GACATTAATAAACGCCTATCACTGCCAGTGGATATTCGCTTGCCAGAAGGATACCTGGAGAAGTTTGCTATGAACAGTCCTCCCTTCGACAAACCCTTGAGTCGGAGGTTACGGCGTGCTTCTCTG tctgaAATTGGCTTTGGGAAACTGGAGACATACATCAAACTGGACAAACTGGGAGAG GGCACGTATGCGACTGTGTTTAAGGGGCGTAGTAAACTGACCGATAGCCTGGTGGCCCTGAAGGAGATCAGGCTGGAGCATGAAGAGGGTGCACCCTGTACTGCCATTCGAGAAG tgtcCCTCCTGAAGGATTTAAAACATGCCAACATTGTCACTCTTCACGACATCATCCACACAGACAAGTGCCTCACACTGGTCTTTGAATACTTG GAGAGGGATTTAAAGCAGTACATGGATGACTGTGGGAACATCATGAGTGTCCACAATGTAAAG ATCTTCCTGTTCCAGCTGTTGCGAGGACTAGCATATTGCCATCGCCGTAAAGTTCTACATAGAGACTTGAAACCACAGAACCTCCTCATTAACGACAAGGGAGAGCTGAAACTAGCTGACTTTG GTCTGGCTCGAGCGAAGTCTGTTCCCACTAAGACTTACTCTAATGAGGTGGTCACGCTCTGGTACAGACCACCTGATGTGCTTCTAGGATCAACAGAGTACACTACTTCTATTGACATGTG GGGAGTCGGTTGTATATTCTATGAGATGATAACAGGACGGCCTCTTTTTCCTGGATCTACAGTGGAGGATGAACTTCATCTAATATTTCGCATTCTGG GCACTCCCTCTGAGGAGTCCTGGCCAGGGGTCAGCACCAGTGAAGAGTTTAAGACGTATAACTTCCCCCGATATCGTGCCGAACCTCTTGTCAATCACGCACCCAG GATAGACAGTGATGGTCATGACTTAATTAATCAGTTATTACAG TTTGAGGCGAAGCGGCGTGTCTCTGCAGAAGATGCTCTCAGACACCCCTACTTCAGGAGTCTGGGAGAGCAAGTGCAGCGACTGTCTGACA CTGCCTCCATCTTCTCTGTGAAGGAGATCCAACTTCAGAAGGACCCAGGAAAGCGTTCTATAGCATACTCAGAGTCAG CCCAGGGGAAGTCCCGCCGACAGAGTGTTTTGTTTTAA